One genomic window of Pseudomonas chlororaphis subsp. piscium includes the following:
- a CDS encoding dihydroxyacetone kinase subunit DhaK, with translation MNRVINDPDQVVEDMLQGILLAHPELAQYEANPRVIRKRRLSPPGQVGIVTGGGSGHEPAFLGYVGPGLVDAVAVGEIFSSPTAKSFFDAFRAADQGAGVACLYGNYAGDNMNVKLAMKMAASKDMRIRTVVANDDVASAPREEIGKRRGVAGEIFMWKVGGAAAAQGYDLDGVIGVAQKAVDQCRSIGVGLTPCTIAAVGKPNFQIADGMMELGIGHHGEPGIQVVPVESAAAMAERMLAPILADRDFSRDDSVVVLVSGLGATPVMELYIFYAEVERQLRARGLKIHRCYVGNYFTSLEMMGVTLTLLGLDAELKTLIDQPCRSIGMTQAE, from the coding sequence ATGAATCGAGTGATCAACGATCCGGACCAGGTGGTCGAGGACATGCTGCAAGGCATACTCCTGGCCCACCCCGAACTGGCCCAATACGAGGCCAACCCACGGGTCATCCGCAAGCGCCGCCTCTCTCCGCCCGGCCAGGTGGGCATCGTCACTGGCGGCGGCTCCGGCCACGAGCCGGCCTTTCTCGGTTATGTCGGCCCCGGCCTGGTGGACGCCGTGGCGGTCGGTGAAATCTTCTCCTCGCCCACCGCCAAGAGCTTCTTCGACGCCTTCCGCGCCGCCGACCAGGGCGCGGGCGTGGCCTGCCTGTACGGCAACTACGCCGGCGACAACATGAACGTCAAGCTGGCGATGAAGATGGCCGCCAGCAAGGACATGCGGATCCGCACTGTGGTAGCCAACGACGACGTGGCCTCAGCGCCCCGTGAAGAGATCGGCAAACGCCGCGGCGTGGCGGGCGAGATCTTCATGTGGAAAGTCGGCGGCGCGGCGGCCGCCCAGGGCTATGACCTGGACGGGGTGATCGGCGTCGCGCAAAAGGCCGTCGACCAGTGCCGCTCCATTGGTGTCGGCCTCACGCCCTGCACCATTGCCGCGGTGGGCAAGCCGAACTTCCAGATCGCCGACGGCATGATGGAGCTGGGCATCGGCCACCATGGCGAACCCGGCATCCAGGTCGTGCCGGTCGAGTCCGCCGCCGCCATGGCCGAGCGCATGCTCGCGCCGATCCTCGCCGATCGCGACTTCAGCCGCGACGACAGCGTGGTGGTGCTGGTCTCCGGCCTCGGCGCCACGCCAGTGATGGAGCTGTATATCTTCTACGCCGAAGTCGAGCGCCAACTCAGGGCCAGGGGCCTGAAGATCCATCGCTGCTATGTCGGCAACTACTTCACCTCCCTGGAAATGATGGGCGTGACCCTGACCCTGCTGGGCCTGGATGCCGAGCTGAAAACCCTGATCGACCAACCCTGCCGCTCCATCGGCATGACCCAGGCGGAGTGA
- a CDS encoding PAAR domain-containing protein, translated as MSGKPAARVTDMTACPLPGHASNPIVSGSPDVLFDGLSAARMTDTTACGSALVSGVVANVLINGLPVATLGTTGNHGNVVVSGSGSVIIGQQVSAAAVAPVVKIPGLCLPCLLAAAQRNETFVPLQSLGN; from the coding sequence ATGAGTGGAAAACCTGCGGCCCGTGTCACGGATATGACTGCTTGCCCATTGCCTGGGCACGCCAGCAACCCGATTGTTTCGGGTTCGCCTGACGTATTGTTCGATGGGCTCAGTGCAGCGCGGATGACGGATACCACGGCCTGCGGCAGTGCCCTGGTCAGCGGCGTGGTTGCCAATGTGCTGATCAATGGATTGCCGGTCGCGACTCTGGGCACGACGGGCAACCACGGGAATGTGGTGGTGAGCGGATCGGGAAGCGTAATCATCGGGCAACAGGTCAGTGCTGCGGCTGTCGCGCCAGTGGTCAAGATTCCCGGGCTTTGCCTGCCGTGCCTGTTGGCGGCGGCGCAGCGCAATGAAACCTTTGTCCCGCTGCAAAGCCTGGGGAACTGA
- a CDS encoding substrate-binding domain-containing protein: MKLSPTSFGTSLFALATASLLASGMALAEGKTYKIGAAVYGLKGQFMQNWVRELKQHPAVKDGTVQITVFDGNYDALTQNNQIETMVTQRYDAIIFVPIDTKAGVGAVARAQENDIPVIASNTKVASASVPYVGNDDVEGGRLQAQAMVDKLQGKGNVVIIQGPIGQSAQIDREKGEMEVLKKNPGIKVIEMKTANWSRAEALSLTEDWLNAHPNGGISGIIAQNDDMALGALQAVKSRGLSPSDVPVTSIDGMPDAIQAAKKGDITTFLQDAQAQSQGALDVALRTLAGKDYKPQSVIWERYAQDVKWGDGSDKLYILPWVPVTNANADALYQQVAGSK; this comes from the coding sequence ATGAAGCTTTCCCCTACCTCCTTTGGCACCTCCCTGTTCGCCCTGGCCACGGCCTCCCTGCTCGCCAGCGGCATGGCCCTGGCCGAGGGCAAGACCTACAAGATCGGCGCCGCGGTCTACGGCCTCAAGGGCCAGTTCATGCAGAACTGGGTACGCGAGCTGAAACAGCATCCGGCGGTCAAGGACGGCACGGTGCAGATCACCGTGTTCGACGGCAACTACGACGCCCTGACCCAGAACAACCAGATCGAAACCATGGTCACCCAGCGCTACGACGCGATCATCTTCGTGCCGATCGACACCAAGGCCGGCGTCGGCGCCGTGGCCCGCGCCCAGGAAAACGACATTCCGGTGATCGCCTCCAATACCAAGGTCGCCAGCGCCAGCGTGCCCTATGTCGGCAACGACGACGTCGAGGGCGGCCGCCTGCAGGCCCAGGCCATGGTCGACAAGCTCCAGGGCAAGGGCAACGTGGTGATCATCCAGGGCCCGATCGGCCAGTCGGCACAGATCGACCGCGAGAAAGGCGAGATGGAAGTGCTGAAGAAGAACCCCGGGATCAAGGTCATCGAAATGAAGACCGCCAACTGGTCGCGCGCCGAGGCCCTGTCGCTGACCGAGGACTGGCTCAATGCCCACCCCAACGGTGGCATCTCCGGGATCATCGCGCAGAACGACGACATGGCCCTCGGCGCCCTGCAGGCCGTGAAGTCTCGCGGCCTGTCGCCAAGCGACGTACCGGTGACCTCCATCGACGGCATGCCGGATGCGATCCAGGCGGCGAAAAAAGGCGACATCACCACCTTCCTGCAGGACGCCCAGGCCCAGTCCCAGGGCGCCCTGGACGTGGCCCTGCGCACCCTGGCCGGCAAGGACTACAAGCCGCAGTCGGTGATCTGGGAGCGTTATGCCCAGGACGTGAAATGGGGTGACGGCAGCGACAAGCTGTACATCCTGCCGTGGGTGCCGGTGACCAACGCCAATGCCGATGCGCTGTACCAGCAGGTCGCCGGCAGCAAATAA
- a CDS encoding Imm52 family immunity protein codes for MDTFKRFNFKLSFDKQKIAQVTEQEQIDRSLAFLKAIGEIDPILKNWFLCAEGKDDGLTHNVLLDPSSLRSEIASWKDSDSDVNDMSFVLWNGISDPLKGGLSLTYHARSGGSLPAGIEFSEAGTLVRCLKDPRQGIVELMNAAVDLWPEISWGVAAPNEYFRKQRVFQDRQTIGWIGYCPHPLSTADFPEVAELRPTRSKGTIVVACPGIMDEKNVQHVQVVGDTDIKLVELGLLPGRY; via the coding sequence ATGGACACATTCAAGCGTTTTAATTTCAAGCTGAGCTTCGATAAGCAGAAGATTGCCCAGGTCACCGAACAGGAGCAGATCGACAGGAGCCTGGCCTTTCTCAAGGCCATAGGCGAGATCGACCCGATCCTCAAGAACTGGTTCTTGTGCGCCGAAGGCAAGGATGATGGCCTGACGCACAACGTGCTTCTCGACCCGAGCAGTCTGAGGAGTGAAATAGCCTCCTGGAAAGACTCGGATTCCGACGTCAACGACATGAGTTTTGTGTTGTGGAACGGGATATCCGATCCGCTCAAGGGCGGGCTTTCGCTCACCTATCACGCACGAAGTGGCGGTTCGTTGCCCGCGGGTATTGAGTTTTCCGAAGCCGGGACCTTGGTCCGTTGTCTGAAGGACCCTCGGCAGGGCATTGTCGAGTTGATGAACGCGGCGGTCGATCTTTGGCCGGAAATTTCCTGGGGCGTGGCCGCTCCCAACGAGTATTTCCGCAAGCAGCGGGTGTTCCAGGACCGGCAGACCATCGGCTGGATCGGCTATTGCCCGCACCCGCTGTCGACGGCGGATTTTCCGGAGGTCGCTGAACTGCGCCCCACTCGATCGAAGGGCACCATCGTCGTGGCCTGCCCCGGCATCATGGACGAGAAGAACGTCCAGCATGTGCAGGTGGTGGGTGACACCGATATCAAACTGGTGGAACTCGGGCTTTTGCCCGGGCGCTATTGA
- a CDS encoding Tox-REase-5 domain-containing protein, translating into MTSFISGAVAQLAPPMTGALRMPLPRGGPKLPFEVPMPAPPRLPMPPPRPSPIPPPEVVPRPLPLPNPRPVPQPLPLPGTKPEALPKTDAPASTRDRTKEAEKDCKTQKKDCVKCPPEDGQMYIPVNGKGHSMSDLSSRYQHWVTNFPFPWEWLWSGTDWDGFVKSRCTLQEAKANYKFMLILGFKHPKFAKNLEKDLIVKAFKQADKAKPSPPVRLEWHFLQREVYEYCSEKYEEGGLTNLTAYWNPMPGTKDDEEYQEMRREEKKALDEYYKQNPDLIA; encoded by the coding sequence ATGACCAGTTTTATTTCCGGAGCCGTCGCGCAACTTGCGCCTCCCATGACCGGCGCGTTGCGTATGCCATTACCTCGCGGCGGGCCGAAGCTGCCCTTCGAGGTGCCCATGCCCGCGCCGCCTCGATTGCCGATGCCGCCGCCCCGACCATCGCCGATCCCGCCCCCGGAAGTCGTGCCCCGGCCATTGCCGCTACCGAACCCAAGGCCGGTGCCGCAACCTTTGCCGCTGCCCGGGACCAAGCCTGAGGCACTGCCCAAGACGGATGCACCCGCAAGCACCCGGGACCGGACCAAGGAGGCCGAGAAAGACTGCAAGACTCAGAAGAAGGACTGCGTGAAGTGCCCGCCCGAAGACGGGCAAATGTATATTCCCGTCAACGGGAAAGGGCACAGCATGAGTGACCTGTCGAGCAGGTACCAACACTGGGTGACCAACTTCCCGTTCCCCTGGGAATGGCTGTGGAGCGGCACTGATTGGGACGGTTTCGTGAAAAGCCGCTGTACCTTGCAAGAGGCCAAGGCCAACTACAAATTCATGCTCATACTCGGTTTCAAGCACCCTAAGTTTGCCAAGAACCTTGAGAAGGACCTGATCGTGAAGGCGTTCAAGCAGGCAGACAAGGCCAAACCCAGCCCGCCGGTGAGGCTCGAGTGGCATTTTCTTCAGCGCGAGGTCTACGAGTATTGTTCCGAGAAGTACGAGGAAGGTGGGCTCACCAACCTGACGGCTTACTGGAACCCGATGCCTGGCACCAAGGATGATGAGGAGTACCAGGAAATGCGTCGCGAGGAGAAAAAGGCGCTGGACGAGTACTACAAGCAGAACCCGGATTTAATTGCCTGA
- a CDS encoding MDR/zinc-dependent alcohol dehydrogenase-like family protein → MSTLPAEHLSPEIPSTMQAVVCHGPEDYRLEQVPVPTPGPDEILTKVELCGICMGDIKTYRGAPSFWGDAEQPRYVKPPMIPGHEFVCRVVALGPGAEKRGVRVGDRVISEQIVPCWGCRFCNHGQYWMCQKHDLYGFQNNVQGAMAQYMIFTKEGIVHKVPDEIPPDEAILIEPLACSLHAAERADVGFDDIVVVAGAGTLGLGIIGAVRMRNPKRLIVLDMKPERAELALRLGADEVWNPAQEDVLEKIRAITDGYGCDIYIEATGHHKAVNQGLAMLRKLGRFVEFSVFNDEATVDWSIIGDRKELDVLGSHLGPYMYPRAIDFIGKRKIDMRDVVTHTFALADFKQAFAMMERGDRSLKVVLKP, encoded by the coding sequence ATGTCCACCTTGCCCGCCGAACACCTGTCACCCGAGATTCCCAGCACCATGCAGGCTGTGGTCTGCCACGGCCCCGAAGACTACCGCCTGGAACAGGTGCCGGTGCCGACACCCGGCCCGGACGAAATCCTGACCAAGGTCGAGCTGTGCGGCATCTGCATGGGCGACATCAAGACCTACCGTGGCGCCCCCTCCTTCTGGGGCGACGCCGAGCAGCCGCGCTACGTCAAGCCGCCGATGATTCCCGGCCATGAGTTCGTCTGCCGCGTGGTGGCCCTGGGGCCGGGCGCGGAAAAACGTGGGGTGCGGGTCGGCGACCGGGTGATCTCCGAACAGATAGTGCCGTGCTGGGGCTGCCGCTTCTGCAACCACGGCCAGTACTGGATGTGCCAGAAGCACGACCTGTACGGTTTCCAGAACAATGTCCAGGGCGCCATGGCGCAGTACATGATCTTCACCAAGGAAGGCATCGTGCACAAAGTGCCGGACGAGATTCCGCCGGACGAAGCCATCCTCATCGAACCCCTGGCCTGCTCGCTGCACGCCGCCGAGCGCGCCGATGTCGGCTTCGACGACATAGTGGTGGTGGCCGGCGCCGGCACCCTGGGGCTGGGCATCATCGGCGCGGTACGGATGCGCAACCCCAAGCGCCTGATCGTCCTCGACATGAAGCCCGAGCGCGCCGAGCTGGCCCTGCGCCTGGGCGCCGACGAAGTCTGGAACCCGGCCCAGGAGGACGTGCTGGAGAAGATTCGCGCGATCACCGACGGCTACGGTTGCGACATCTATATCGAAGCCACCGGCCATCACAAGGCGGTCAACCAGGGCCTGGCGATGCTGCGCAAGCTCGGGCGCTTCGTCGAGTTCAGCGTGTTCAACGACGAAGCCACGGTGGACTGGTCGATCATCGGCGACCGCAAGGAGCTGGACGTGCTCGGCTCGCACCTGGGGCCCTACATGTACCCACGGGCCATCGACTTTATCGGCAAGCGCAAGATCGACATGCGCGACGTGGTCACCCACACCTTCGCCCTGGCCGACTTCAAGCAGGCCTTCGCGATGATGGAGCGCGGCGACCGATCATTGAAGGTGGTGCTCAAGCCCTGA
- a CDS encoding GlcG/HbpS family heme-binding protein, which yields MHVKPLFLAMITCCSVPATFAAEKNADVAQKAILNFATAQQLLKAAQETADAKGWPCAVAIVDDGGWPILSARMDGAPVVAGIELAQGKARTSALFKRPSGDLENAINGGRQAAITSGLLMMKGAQPIRVDGQVIGAIGISADTPAHDDEIAQAALAALGQRVQP from the coding sequence ATGCACGTCAAACCTCTGTTTCTGGCCATGATCACTTGCTGCAGCGTGCCCGCGACTTTCGCCGCCGAGAAAAACGCCGACGTTGCCCAGAAGGCAATCCTGAATTTCGCCACCGCCCAGCAGCTGCTCAAGGCCGCCCAGGAAACCGCTGACGCCAAAGGCTGGCCCTGCGCCGTGGCAATCGTCGACGACGGTGGCTGGCCGATCCTCAGCGCGCGCATGGACGGAGCGCCGGTGGTGGCCGGCATCGAACTGGCCCAGGGCAAGGCGCGGACCTCGGCGCTGTTCAAGCGTCCTTCCGGCGACCTGGAAAACGCCATCAACGGCGGACGCCAGGCAGCCATCACTTCGGGCCTGCTGATGATGAAAGGCGCGCAGCCGATCCGCGTCGACGGCCAGGTGATCGGCGCCATCGGCATCAGCGCCGACACCCCGGCCCACGACGATGAAATCGCCCAGGCCGCCCTCGCCGCGCTGGGTCAACGGGTGCAGCCATGA
- a CDS encoding ABC transporter permease encodes MNAKTLVTPTATPASNAVGPAPRSRLRLALDRFGLPLVFILLCVVMAFASEYFMTWRNWMDILRQTSINGILAVGMTYVILTKGIDLSVGSILAFAGLCSALVATQGYGLLAAVSAGMFAGAMLGVVNGFMVANLSIPPFVATLGMLSIARGMTFILNDGSPVTDLPENYLALGIGKIGPVGVPVVIFAVVALIFWMVLRYTTYGRYVYAVGGNEKSARTSGIGVRKVMFSVYVVSGLLAGLAGVVLSARTTSALPQAGTSYELDAIAAVVIGGTSLSGGTGSIVGTLFGALLIGVINNGLNLLGVSSYYQQVAKGLIIVFAVLIDVWRKKKR; translated from the coding sequence ATGAATGCCAAGACCCTTGTCACCCCCACCGCCACACCCGCCTCCAACGCCGTCGGCCCGGCACCCCGCAGCCGCCTGCGCCTGGCCCTCGACCGCTTCGGCCTGCCGCTGGTATTCATCCTGCTGTGCGTGGTCATGGCCTTCGCCAGCGAGTACTTCATGACCTGGCGCAACTGGATGGACATCCTGCGCCAGACCTCGATCAACGGCATTCTCGCGGTGGGCATGACCTACGTGATCCTGACCAAGGGCATCGACCTCTCGGTGGGTTCGATCCTCGCCTTCGCCGGCCTGTGCAGCGCCCTGGTGGCCACCCAGGGCTACGGGCTGCTGGCCGCGGTCAGCGCCGGGATGTTCGCCGGGGCGATGCTCGGGGTGGTCAACGGTTTCATGGTCGCCAACCTGTCGATCCCGCCCTTTGTCGCCACCCTCGGCATGCTCAGCATCGCCCGCGGCATGACCTTCATTCTCAACGACGGCAGCCCGGTCACCGACCTGCCGGAAAACTACCTGGCCCTGGGCATCGGCAAGATCGGCCCGGTGGGCGTGCCGGTCGTGATCTTCGCCGTGGTCGCGCTGATCTTCTGGATGGTCCTGCGCTACACCACCTACGGCCGTTACGTGTACGCGGTGGGCGGCAACGAAAAGAGCGCCCGCACCTCGGGGATCGGCGTACGCAAGGTGATGTTCTCGGTGTACGTGGTCTCGGGCCTGCTGGCGGGCCTGGCCGGCGTGGTGCTCTCGGCCCGCACCACCTCCGCCCTGCCCCAGGCCGGCACGTCCTATGAACTGGACGCCATCGCCGCGGTGGTGATCGGCGGCACCAGCCTCTCCGGCGGCACCGGCAGCATCGTCGGCACCCTGTTCGGCGCCCTGTTGATCGGTGTGATCAACAACGGCCTGAACCTGCTCGGGGTGTCTTCCTATTACCAACAAGTCGCCAAGGGCTTGATCATCGTGTTCGCGGTGCTCATCGATGTCTGGCGCAAGAAGAAACGCTGA
- a CDS encoding DUF4123 domain-containing protein: MSASGNGRRPDPNVLQFRTHIRHCLEQHPETRLYVLVDGARYMTLENRLDAAGAAIRVEWLLAATELDEISRGGPALVEFVGDSAEATHLLDWLIERDQKSPLVSWLWSERSFEALSNHLKSHLFTRLPDGRRALFRYYNPIVRRGLETVLDSEQRMALMLPLDRWQIWQPLVLAYQTYYRVGQEARHA, encoded by the coding sequence ATGAGTGCTTCAGGCAATGGACGCCGACCTGATCCGAATGTTCTGCAATTCCGCACCCATATCCGTCATTGCCTGGAACAGCATCCTGAAACCCGGCTCTATGTGCTGGTGGATGGTGCCCGTTACATGACCCTGGAGAACCGCCTGGACGCGGCCGGGGCGGCGATCCGCGTCGAATGGTTGCTGGCCGCTACCGAACTGGACGAAATCAGCCGTGGGGGGCCAGCACTGGTGGAGTTCGTAGGGGATAGTGCCGAGGCCACGCACCTGCTCGACTGGCTGATCGAGCGGGACCAGAAGTCGCCGCTGGTTTCGTGGCTGTGGAGCGAGCGCTCCTTTGAGGCATTGAGCAACCACCTCAAATCCCATTTGTTCACCCGCCTGCCGGATGGCCGGAGGGCGCTGTTTCGCTATTACAACCCAATCGTCCGGCGTGGCCTGGAGACTGTCCTGGACAGCGAACAGCGAATGGCCCTGATGTTGCCGCTCGATCGCTGGCAGATCTGGCAGCCACTGGTGCTGGCGTACCAGACGTACTATCGGGTCGGGCAGGAGGCTCGCCATGCTTGA
- the dhaL gene encoding dihydroxyacetone kinase subunit DhaL → MSQHFSSLDGSAIVNDLVTVIVANREYLSEVDGAIGDGDHGINMAKGFAHCGRALAGRQLDLAGALDELTLSLMEGIGGSMGPLYGSLFIGMADEVRGCQQIDATRFARLLRGGLSSLQDITDAGVGDKCLMDTLIPAVEAFEQAEAGGASFKEALQRMKSAASQGRDSTRDLVAKIGRASRLGERSLGALDAGAVSCCLILTQLADSVEPRLA, encoded by the coding sequence ATGAGCCAGCATTTTTCCAGCCTCGACGGCAGCGCCATCGTCAACGACCTGGTGACGGTGATAGTCGCCAACCGTGAGTACCTCAGCGAAGTGGACGGCGCCATCGGCGATGGCGATCACGGCATCAACATGGCCAAGGGTTTCGCCCACTGCGGCCGGGCCCTCGCCGGTCGCCAGCTGGACCTGGCCGGGGCCCTCGACGAATTGACCCTGAGCCTGATGGAAGGCATCGGCGGCTCCATGGGCCCGCTCTACGGCAGCCTGTTTATCGGCATGGCCGACGAAGTCCGCGGCTGCCAGCAGATCGATGCCACCCGCTTCGCCCGGCTATTGCGCGGCGGGCTGAGCTCATTGCAGGACATCACCGACGCCGGGGTGGGCGACAAGTGCCTGATGGATACGCTGATTCCCGCCGTGGAGGCGTTCGAACAGGCCGAGGCCGGCGGCGCCTCGTTCAAGGAGGCCTTGCAGCGGATGAAAAGCGCGGCCTCCCAGGGCCGGGACTCGACCCGCGACCTGGTGGCGAAGATCGGCCGCGCCAGCCGCCTGGGCGAGCGCTCGCTGGGGGCACTGGATGCCGGCGCCGTGTCCTGCTGCCTGATCCTCACGCAACTGGCGGACTCGGTGGAACCGCGCCTGGCCTGA
- a CDS encoding SDR family oxidoreductase: protein MSGFWDQAFDLSGRCAVITGGAAGIGLACATLLVERGAKVALLDRDPEVVEIAARLGGGHLGLALDLRQLDQVQHAVDRVAEYFGRLDFLVNSAGVALLDKALEVSESAWDSTLDINLKASFFVAQACARHMLERGSGRIVNLASQAAVIGLDRHVAYCASKAAVVGMTKVLAMEWAAHGINVNAVSPTIVETALGKKAWAGELGERAKLQIPVGRFAQPEEIAGLVLYLLSDAAQMITGENVVIDGGYSIQ, encoded by the coding sequence ATGTCCGGATTCTGGGATCAGGCCTTCGACCTCAGCGGTCGCTGCGCGGTGATCACCGGCGGCGCCGCCGGGATCGGCCTGGCCTGCGCCACGCTGCTGGTGGAGCGCGGCGCCAAGGTGGCCCTGCTGGATCGCGACCCGGAGGTCGTCGAGATCGCCGCCCGCCTCGGCGGCGGGCACCTGGGGCTGGCCCTCGACCTGCGCCAGCTGGACCAGGTGCAGCATGCCGTGGACCGGGTCGCCGAGTACTTCGGGCGCCTGGATTTCCTGGTCAACAGCGCCGGCGTCGCCCTGCTGGACAAGGCCCTGGAGGTCAGCGAAAGCGCCTGGGACAGCACCCTGGACATCAACCTCAAGGCCAGCTTTTTCGTTGCCCAGGCCTGCGCCCGGCACATGCTCGAACGCGGTAGCGGACGCATCGTCAACCTCGCCTCACAGGCCGCCGTCATCGGCCTGGACCGGCACGTGGCCTATTGCGCGAGCAAGGCCGCGGTGGTGGGCATGACCAAGGTCCTGGCCATGGAATGGGCGGCCCACGGCATCAACGTCAACGCCGTCTCGCCGACCATAGTCGAGACCGCCCTGGGCAAGAAGGCCTGGGCCGGCGAACTGGGCGAGCGGGCCAAATTACAGATCCCGGTCGGCCGTTTCGCCCAGCCCGAGGAAATCGCCGGGCTGGTGCTGTACCTGCTCAGCGACGCCGCGCAGATGATCACCGGAGAGAACGTGGTGATCGATGGCGGCTACAGCATCCAGTAA
- a CDS encoding LysR family transcriptional regulator, giving the protein MEIRHFRYFLAVARQRNFTRAAEQLGIAPPTLSRQIQDMEQALGTRLFVRQQREVSLTEAGAALVREAEATVRQFEFAQRNAQRAGRGEIGHIELGYVASAVYSGLLQKQVQRFSQDCPDVSLSVRESPMAALPGLVAEGRFDIGYIRSPMTLPEGVEAVRLDAEGFVLALPAESWLGRLPEIAPAHLHNETFVLPEQISGTLQVAAEGGYAPKLGPQPGGLVAVLALVSLGQGVAVVPESVVGHVGLPNVLYRPIQGSSASSWLSLIHRRFEKAPAVARYIEQVRGQFRG; this is encoded by the coding sequence ATGGAAATCCGTCATTTCCGCTATTTCCTGGCGGTGGCCCGGCAACGCAATTTCACCCGCGCCGCCGAACAGCTGGGCATCGCGCCGCCGACCCTGAGCCGGCAGATCCAGGACATGGAGCAGGCCCTGGGCACCCGCCTGTTCGTGCGCCAGCAGCGTGAGGTCAGCCTGACCGAGGCCGGCGCGGCCCTGGTGCGCGAGGCCGAGGCCACGGTGCGCCAGTTCGAGTTCGCGCAACGTAACGCCCAGCGCGCCGGGCGCGGCGAGATCGGCCATATCGAGTTGGGCTATGTGGCCTCGGCGGTGTATTCGGGGCTGTTGCAAAAACAGGTGCAGCGCTTCAGCCAGGACTGCCCGGACGTCAGCCTGAGCGTGCGCGAAAGCCCGATGGCGGCGTTGCCGGGGCTGGTGGCCGAGGGACGCTTCGACATCGGCTACATCCGCTCGCCCATGACCCTGCCCGAAGGGGTGGAGGCGGTCCGCCTGGATGCCGAAGGTTTTGTCCTGGCACTGCCCGCCGAGTCCTGGCTGGGGCGCTTGCCGGAGATCGCCCCGGCCCATCTGCACAATGAGACCTTCGTGCTTCCCGAGCAGATCAGCGGCACCCTGCAGGTCGCCGCCGAGGGCGGCTATGCGCCGAAACTGGGGCCGCAGCCCGGTGGCCTGGTGGCGGTGCTGGCCCTGGTTTCCCTGGGGCAGGGCGTGGCCGTGGTGCCGGAGTCGGTGGTCGGGCACGTGGGGCTGCCCAATGTGTTGTACCGGCCGATCCAGGGCAGCTCGGCGTCGTCCTGGCTGTCGCTGATTCACCGCCGTTTCGAGAAGGCGCCGGCGGTGGCGCGGTATATCGAGCAGGTCAGAGGCCAATTTCGGGGGTAG